The DNA window ACGAAAGGAGTTTGGTGTCTACTATACCCCGTTATGTAACTCTCAAGTCGTTTTGATTTCAGACCCAAGAAACAAAGTTGCTAAATTCTGAGTAATCTGTACGCCCTTAAAATGCAAGGCATcttcacacatgccaggaacaCAGGTGTGCATTCTTTTGCATTGCTACAGCTCTGCCTGGATTTACAAAAAGGATGGTTGAGTGAGACCTGGCAGCGAACATTGTGGAGACATCCCTAAAACATAAATCTAGAGGCTACATCAGGTAGCCCTGAGAAGCCAAGTGGCTATTCTCATCACGAAAGCTATGTTCTCTTGTGAAAAAGGCTTTATCAACTAATAAGACAAGTGTGGACTGCCAGATaaagcacagaagaaaaaaaagaacacatataTTTGCAATTTGCAAATTTATAGAGCTTTTCATGCTAGTAAAATGCTGCTCATTGTTTTTAATCAGgagagtctattttttttttggaagggaCTTTCTCAATATCCCAGTGACCAACTAACTAGAAACTgaatttttaaggattttaagATAACAGTAAAGAATTTCCTTTATTGAATGATAGGTGAGTCAAGGCCTTCAAAGTCAACATAAAGCAGAGAGAATATCTTCAAGCTGGCTGACTTTTCCTCCCTGTGGAGAGTTGACCATCTGCAGCATTGGGAAGCCAGTGGGGCTTTCACCAGCAGGCATTATTCTGGATGAGCTAAGAAGCAAAGGAAGACAACGCtctgagcacagagaagctgtccCATTAACAGTCACAAGAAATGTGAGACATCAAATACTAACAGACAAGCTTCTCTTAGAAACATGGAGGAGTGTAACACATGGACTTGTGGTCAGACTGCAGTGTTCTTCTGAGACCTACGCATGTGTTATTACTTCCCTCGACTTATAACAAAGATTTGGTATAGAAAATAGATTTGGTTCAACTGGGAACAAGAATCGATAATTGTCATTAACTTTGTCAATCCCCTGTTCAATTATTTCCCATTTTTCCCATATGTGACTCCTAGAAGCTTACTTAGAAACTCAATAAACTCCAGTCCTGATTGACAGATAACAGGAAGGGAATATAAAAGGTTCTGAGATATTATCCACCcccctaatttttctttttttttctgtactaacAGTTGTTCATATGTTAATATCTATAAGCATTTGTTGGCTTTACAATCATAAGAGAACATACAGAGTTTAAACCAATCTTAGTCCTGCTGTTCAGACAGTATGGGAAAAAATACTaagagaggaaaaatgaaagataTAGGCTATCTATGGAGAGAGATCAGTCCACAGGTGGGGGTCACTTCTGCAAGAAAAGGTGCAATCTTCCCAATACTATTGACATTCCCTAGTGAGGCATCACTGTGGAAAGTTCTTGCTAATCACAAATCACATGCACATTGGCCATTTCTGGCAAAAAATATTCATGCATAGTTATGACTTAATCAAGGCAATGTTGAACATAAGAGAAACATAAGGGGGAGAAAGGTGTGGCCAACCAAACTTTTAAGATGTCAACTGGGTTGCAGAGCTGCTTTTCCCCTTGTGACTTCTGCACATTCACTCCTTCTAAACACTCTACAAGAGGAACATTTTCCTACAATGGCCAAGTCACCGCTATGTACTACAGGCACATTGTACTCTACAAGTGGTTTGGACAGATGGCTGAGTGTACTCTTGGGGCTTCATGACATGATGCGCCTCTTCTGGAGCCGAGAAGAGGGTTCAACCAGTCAGTTAAAAAAATATGTCAGAAAGGATTGCACCTTTAGCAGCTGTGGTTGGCTGGTCAACAGAGAAGCTGCTGGATCATTCCCCCAGAGAGAAAGTGAAATTGAGTCCATTCAGAGTTGTTAGATTTATCCTGATAGCAAGCCAGAACCCACTTTCTAAGCTGTACTGGAAGCTGTAACCCTTTGTCAAGAACAACAactaaaaaggtaaattaaagtCAATGGTAACTCCTTTTTTAGCAAGAGCAAGCTATCTTCTGATTAATaatatagtttgttttttaaaaatcacagtatTACTTTCTTCCTAACTTTTAACATTACTTAATGCAGTTCCCTGCTATATGTAATAGTAGCATGCTGTTGGGTCTACTATTATCTCAGAGCTCGGTGAAGCAAACCTTTGGCTGACAGAGTAGAGAGAACTCATCTCATATTGGGAAAGCAAAGACATCATACAAAATAGAGGAGTATTTGGACGGATGTGCCATTTCAAGACAGTACTGGTTGGGAGCTACTGGAAGCAAACAGAAGGACAGCTGCTAGTCTTGCAAATCATACATCCAGTCAACATCATAATGCAATGCACACGAAGCCAGCAAAAACTGAATCTATGAGAGGTTTTGCTGAAATACTGTGAAAAAGCAATCACTGTAACTGTATAAAACTTGCTCTCGacataacataacataaaggCACCATTGATATCTTTCTCGTTTTTGAAATACTGTAAAAAATTGCTACATATGGCAcataacacatttttacatacatatatttaatttataaaagtttttttcctcctgttttctATTTGCAGaactgctaaaataaaataaattgtttaatttaaggtgaaatactttattatataaaataaagttttacaggtgaatctatgtgtttatttaggTTTTATACAGCGATAGGGTCTTGGTTAGCAATTACACTAGACAGCCGGGCCTGTAATTCTTCCTGTGTGGAGAAGCGGCCTGCTGGGTTAGTCCTGGTATCAGCCAGACGGAAGGTAGGGGCCGCCTCAAGACCAGCTGCCAGGGGGTTCTGTATGCCCAGGAATGGCGTATCTTCACCTACTCTTTCATCTTCGGTTTCACTTTCTGAGTTACTGCTCACAGAACTTGTGTTGCTATCCATTTCCACCCTATTGGCAATGTGGCCATTGGGCTTGGTTCTTTTGGCCCTCCGACTGTTGGTGAGTTTCTTAACAGGCTCTTGAACTGGCTCGTACTCCTGCGTTGTTTCATACTCCTCATCCTCCACTATCCTCAATGGGCTAGGGGGGAGGCTGGTACTCTGATGTGCAGGGTTGTGATGAAAGGAATTGAGATGCTGGGGATGCTGCTCATACTTCTTCTCTCGGAGCCTTGGTGGCGTCACAAGGAGCAGCGGCCGCTCTTCCTCCACAAAGGGGCTGACTGCCATGGAGGGCATGGACACCGTCATGCTGGACACAGGCGGAGACATTTCCGAAGGGGGCGATTTGGGGGAGCTTGGCGTGTGGAAATCTACAGGTGACATACGAGCCGGGGTGGTCATGGCTGATACATACCTGTGTGAGCACAGAATACCCCACATGAGTGTAGTGGAATAAGAGGCATAGagcagggagggggtggggggacagagtTCAACACGGGATATAGTCAGAGAGCAGTCATCATTGAATACTTAAGTTTTACACTAGAAGTGCAGCACCCTTGGATCCTATCATTATAAAGCCAAGAGTTTCCTTACAGGAATCATGCAAAGATCAGCTAAATCATCTAGCTCATTAAAGCTTTCGAGAGTTTAGTCTCATCACGAATTCAAATAAAAGTATGTGAGCCAAGAAAAGGGGGCTCCTGGGGACTTAGAAGGGAAAGAAGTATTCTTAAATACTATACCTTCCTAAAGGCCAAGGGGTCTTAGAGAATGAAGCCCAAATGGGGAATGGAAGAGGATCTAAGATGAGTTGCTGACAGCTGGATCTGCATGCATTTGGATCTGTAAGCCTTGTTTCTCCTTAGCTCAGCTATAAGGTTATgtcttatgaaaaaaaaagagcatagtAACTTCAAGATTTATTCCTGATAACAGTGTAGTACATTTGTGTGCTTTGAAGTTTGAAATTTTCATGAAATGCTACTAGTTAACATTCAACTTGCAACTGTCCATTTCAGGATGTAATACATTCCAAGGCAAGTCTGATAGGAACCATAATTTGGTTTCATGTTACCACAGCGGACACTAACTCCAATCTCCCATCTACTGTTCTTCCAAATCCCACCATCAATCTTCGGTTTCCTTCTGGCAACACTTGCCAAAGATCCTCCCAAGTGCCTAGCAAGCTTTTGTGTATACACAAGGGTTGGGTGTACCATGATACCTTACAACATGTTATGTTTGTGAATGCCACCATTACAGTCCAGACACTGTATTCCTGTTTTGTAGCACTGTACCTTCCCTAGAACAGGATCACCTGTACTCTGGGCTGAGTCTGGCTCATTTTCCTCAGCTTTTGATAACAATGCTAGCAGTACACAGCAACACAGTCTAGTTTGATGTGACTTGTGATGACACAGGATACAGGAGCTCTCTGAACTCCAGCTAATGGAAAAGGAAGACTACTAATGCTCCCATTTATCCATGATTCATGGTGATACAGAAGTGAGACCCAGCTgtttttaaaactggaaaaaGTGTCTCAGAATTTGAAACATTCGAGGTCCAAgtctgcagacatttttttttttttgagggcaCTTAAATTAGACTCTCTGAGAAATGCTTGTCACAGTTCAGTCAACACATACAAATGATTCATCATTTTTCTCACATGATCTTTCAGTTCAAGACTGTTTTGTAATTCTAGGTAGTATCTGGGTGCTGCCTGGATGTCTACTTTAGCAAAGAGAACCTTCAAACACAAGCCATAGTAATGAAGAGAAACTTCATCCTACACCCTGTGTATGTTTCACAAAGACTAAATGGGAAAGGAAAGACttcaatatgcaaaaatataattacacaagACTAATTCTCTAAGCTAGTTTTAGACCACACTCTTCTACAGATGTGTTATAAAGAGAACACTAACTCTATAAATTCTATCCTTTCTGAAACTGCTTTATGGGAAGATAATTAATAAGCTCTTTGAACTGAAAGCCCCCAATAGGTTCTTTGTTATGCTTTCAGGTCCATAAgttaaaagttattttgtttttttttttaaatcttctccaCCTATGTAACTGTAAAATGCATATGGATTTGACATTATATTGATCTTTTAGTCGATGGAAAAAGACCAGACTGCtataacaataagaaaataaaccaatTGGATTGGTAAATCAACAGGTAACAGCTTGCAGATAGGCTAAAAAGTCAACTAGCCATGACTTTCTTCTAGAATAGGTGAAAATGGATAAGGAGAATGTCTAAGTCCAATATCCCTAATTAGTACCTCTTCCAGTTTACTTTTATCCCATTCTTAGTTTTCCCTTGTCATTACTTCTCCAACCCAAACTGGATCTCCCCCCAAAGGAAATGCAAACATTCTGGAATAATGGGTAATACCAGAGGCAATATCTGCTTTGAAAATCACCTATAAAAGCTGCCAGGCTCATCACACAAGACCTTTATTTATCCATCATTTCTTGGGATTTCCTAAACAGGATACAACATGGTGGAACATGAAGTGGTGTTCCCCATGACCATCAGCAATGACACAGCCCTGGACTTGATTTAACTGAGGCTAGAGATGGGGCAATTAGTGTGTGAGAACACAAGGCCCGATCAGCCATGAAGGGAGAGTATGGCCAACTGGCCAACTGGAATTCGATGAGGgtcctttttaaatgttatacCTGAAGAAAATAAGACCCTGAGTGAGTCTGAACCTATGGTCAGGTCTGAGaactccatgttggctgtatcttCCACATCACATTACTCCTGCTCTTTAAGAGTCTGTTGCCTGTCAGCCATTGGGATGATGGGAGAAGCTCAAGAGAAAGGTGTTCAGCCAAATAGGAGGATGATTTCATCAACTAGGAGCATTGGGGAACTGATGACACCCCTTATATAAGGATGGATTTCTTTAGGTGAGACCGCAGCTGCTCATGGGATTCTCTCACTGAGTGAGGTTCTCCTCCACGATAGCTTTGCCCTTCAGTTTTACCTTTCACTATGAGGAGAGTCTCGGTACGAGTCAGGGGTTTCTCTGGCATGCCTGAGGAAGCTGTTACATTCGCGAGGGCCTCCCAGGCCATGAAGACGTCCTCGTGGGCCCCCAGCTGGGCTGCTGTGCCTACTGTTTTCTACTGATGACATCATGATTACAGAGTGGCTTTCTGAAATGATGCTTTCTGTGTGCCCATTACTCCAGCTGGGTAGAGGGGAAATGTAAGAGGCAGTGAGACAGAGTGGCTTAattatatgcaaaaaaaaaatagagaccgAAAATGATTCTGGCCAAAATTTCAAGTTATTCATACAGCTGTAgtgcagaattaaaaaaaagatctcTTTGCTGTAAAGAGAATCTTGATTCATATTGGATTTGTGAACACATAGTTTATTCActccataaatatttatcaaatgctACCATGTACTAAGTATTATTGCAGTTTCACTATGATTGTGTGGCTTGGGCTCAACAAAGGCATTATTCTGTGCATAAAGATGGCAATCCTGGTGCTGTACTCGGTAGAGTATGTGCAGCCAGCATGAGACCACCAGCGCATCAGAGAACTGAGTGCTCAGCTATGTAGGCATTTCCAGGGGGCACTTTCAGGGAAGTCTAAGCCTTAGAAACAAACTCAGTATCACACAGAATCTAGACAATTTTTTCCCCCTGTAGTGAGTAGCAGAGCACAAGTCATGGCAATTTCTAGACTGGGGAGCAGCAAGCGTACAAGGTAATAATTACTAAccacttttattgtttttaatggaAACATTAGGCTTAAGCTTATAAGGTAAAAGCAGTTTATACCCCCAATCTATTAATGTTCATAATCAGGACATTTTACTGCTTTTAACTGTCTCCTTTGCCTTTTGTTAAGAATTGAAAATAAAGGGtaatgaacaaaagaaatcattCTTAGGAAGAGTTCTTCCCTCTAAGACTTTTTTTTGCTCCTCATACCTGTGACTAGGAGTCTGGGTGACGGTCGTGGAGTGATGAGTTGTGGGAGTGTAATGGCTGGTGGAAAAGGATGTCTCCGCTTCCCTCTCAACAATATGCTCACTGGAGATGACGTTTTTAGATACGTATTgctagaaaaacaaagagacacaACTAAAGTTCATGTAAGTCAAAACCCAAATACACTAACTCAGGTACACATCAGTTCTCATACGTATGTTCACAGGAGCCTTTTTCAGCTGGCCAAAAGGTAAATCCTTTTCTGACCACTCTGGCTTTGAGGTTAGATACATAGAGTTATTTCATGTCATGAGAACAAGATGTgaactttaatattttaactCCTTCTTTTTGAATTTCATCGTGCCTATGCTGGCCCCACTGATATTACTGACGATTTTAACTTGCTAAGTAATATTTGaaagacttaaaatattttacatgccTGAGCAAATTGCATATACCCAGGGCTTTATTTTAatgaatctattttattttcatcagcATAACCTAGTAGCTATCCCTGCCTGCTAACAGTAAGATGCTGTgctttaaaaattcctttaaagtGTTATAGGtgctctttgtatttttaaaaatctgagtaCAATCAGTTAAACCACAAAGAAAGGGCTAGAAAGAGATACTTGATGACTAGGGTACTTTAGAGCCTGCTGAGATGTGGAGCATGAAGAGACTGGTCTTCATGGAAGGAATTGCACAGGCTGGCTCTTTGTGTTTATGGACATGCCTTCCCTTCTGGGGCTTCCTGGGGACAACTATTGGATCAGGAAGGCTGCACAGTGAGCTGCTGCCACATTAATGCTGATTCTACTGGGTGACAGTCATGGAGTGATGAGTTGTGGGAGTGTAATGGCTGGTGGAAAAGGatgtctctgcttccctctcaACAATATGCTCACTGCAGATGACTGGTACCTGGCATGTCATGGATCTACTGAAAATACTACCTAACAATTACTAAGCACTCACTAAGTGAATGGGCTCAGTGTTTTATGCAGATTACTTTAATGGAGTTGGTATTATTTTGAGGTCtgttataataaagaaataaggtAGAAACAGGGTTATTTGCGTTACCATTGCAATCCAAACAGTCACAGTACTGTTgctgttatatattatatatcaatcTATGtcacattatatacataaatatataaatatatacatatatgtatacaaaacgttgcctataatatatattacagttTTGCTGGTAgtgagcacatttttttttttaccttggaGAGCATTCTAGTGAACCCCATTATTAGGGGGAAAGCAAAAGCTGCCTATTAGCCCTTTGCTCCAAATCTATCTCCAAGTTCCATGTTAGGAAACCTGGGGGTAGTAATCCCCAGCTACTTGTAACCCCCAGTAGTAACCACCAGCTCTGGACTTCAGTCTATGACTCATCTTCTCTACGTAAGATATACCTTCTCTTACAGGACAGAAAATGGTATTACAAATTTCAAGCTTTGTCTATTAACTACAGATTCCCAGGGAAGAATGGGGGACCACACATTCCAAGGGAAGAATGGGGGTTGTGTTGGA is part of the Onychomys torridus chromosome 17, mOncTor1.1, whole genome shotgun sequence genome and encodes:
- the Nrg1 gene encoding pro-neuregulin-1, membrane-bound isoform isoform X4, which translates into the protein MEPDANSSGRAPPAFRASFPPLETGRNLKKEVSRVLCKRCALPPRLKEMKSQESAAGSKLVLRCETSSEYSALRFKWFKNGSELNKKNKPQNIKIQKKPGKSELRINKASLADSGEYMCKVISKLGNDSASANITIVDSNEFITGMPASTERAYVSSESPIRISVSTEGANTSSSTSTSTTGTSHLVKCAEKEKTFCVNGGECFMVKDLSNPSRYLCKCPNEFTGDRCQNYVMASFYKAEELYQKRVLTITGICIALLVVGIMCVVAYCKTKKQRQKLHDRLRQSLRSERNNMGNIANGPHHPNPPPENVQLVNQYVSKNVISSEHIVEREAETSFSTSHYTPTTHHSTTVTQTPSHSWSNGHTESIISESHSVIMMSSVENSRHSSPAGGPRGRLHGLGGPRECNSFLRHARETPDSYRDSPHSERYVSAMTTPARMSPVDFHTPSSPKSPPSEMSPPVSSMTVSMPSMAVSPFVEEERPLLLVTPPRLREKKYEQHPQHLNSFHHNPAHQSTSLPPSPLRIVEDEEYETTQEYEPVQEPVKKLTNSRRAKRTKPNGHIANRVEMDSNTSSVSSNSESETEDERVGEDTPFLGIQNPLAAGLEAAPTFRLADTRTNPAGRFSTQEELQARLSSVIANQDPIAV
- the Nrg1 gene encoding pro-neuregulin-1, membrane-bound isoform isoform X3, with protein sequence MSERKEGRGKGKGKKKDRGSRGKPAPGEGDPSPALPPRLKEMKSQESAAGSKLVLRCETSSEYSALRFKWFKNGSELNKKNKPQNIKIQKKPGKSELRINKASLADSGEYMCKVISKLGNDSASANITIVDSNEFITGMPASTERAYVSSESPIRISVSTEGANTSSSTSTSTTGTSHLVKCAEKEKTFCVNGGECFMVKDLSNPSRYLCKCPNEFTGDRCQNYVMASFYKHLGIEFMEAEELYQKRVLTITGICIALLVVGIMCVVAYCKTKKQRQKLHDRLRQSLRSERNNMGNIANGPHHPNPPPENVQLVNQYVSKNVISSEHIVEREAETSFSTSHYTPTTHHSTTVTQTPSHSWSNGHTESIISESHSVIMMSSVENSRHSSPAGGPRGRLHGLGGPRECNSFLRHARETPDSYRDSPHSERYVSAMTTPARMSPVDFHTPSSPKSPPSEMSPPVSSMTVSMPSMAVSPFVEEERPLLLVTPPRLREKKYEQHPQHLNSFHHNPAHQSTSLPPSPLRIVEDEEYETTQEYEPVQEPVKKLTNSRRAKRTKPNGHIANRVEMDSNTSSVSSNSESETEDERVGEDTPFLGIQNPLAAGLEAAPTFRLADTRTNPAGRFSTQEELQARLSSVIANQDPIAV
- the Nrg1 gene encoding pro-neuregulin-1, membrane-bound isoform isoform X5, encoding MEPDANSSGRAPPAFRASFPPLETGRNLKKEVSRVLCKRCALPPRLKEMKSQESAAGSKLVLRCETSSEYSALRFKWFKNGSELNKKNKPQNIKIQKKPGKSELRINKASLADSGEYMCKVISKLGNDSASANITIVDSNATSTSTTGTSHLVKCAEKEKTFCVNGGECFMVKDLSNPSRYLCKCPNEFTGDRCQNYVMASFYKHLGIEFMEAEELYQKRVLTITGICIALLVVGIMCVVAYCKTKKQRQKLHDRLRQSLRSERNNMGNIANGPHHPNPPPENVQLVNQYVSKNVISSEHIVEREAETSFSTSHYTPTTHHSTTVTQTPSHSWSNGHTESIISESHSVIMMSSVENSRHSSPAGGPRGRLHGLGGPRECNSFLRHARETPDSYRDSPHSERYVSAMTTPARMSPVDFHTPSSPKSPPSEMSPPVSSMTVSMPSMAVSPFVEEERPLLLVTPPRLREKKYEQHPQHLNSFHHNPAHQSTSLPPSPLRIVEDEEYETTQEYEPVQEPVKKLTNSRRAKRTKPNGHIANRVEMDSNTSSVSSNSESETEDERVGEDTPFLGIQNPLAAGLEAAPTFRLADTRTNPAGRFSTQEELQARLSSVIANQDPIAV
- the Nrg1 gene encoding pro-neuregulin-1, membrane-bound isoform isoform X6: MSERKEGRGKGKGKKKDRGSRGKPAPGEGDPSPALPPRLKEMKSQESAAGSKLVLRCETSSEYSALRFKWFKNGSELNKKNKPQNIKIQKKPGKSELRINKASLADSGEYMCKVISKLGNDSASANITIVDSNATSTSTTGTSHLVKCAEKEKTFCVNGGECFMVKDLSNPSRYLCKCPNEFTGDRCQNYVMASFYKAEELYQKRVLTITGICIALLVVGIMCVVAYCKTKKQRQKLHDRLRQSLRSERNNMGNIANGPHHPNPPPENVQLVNQYVSKNVISSEHIVEREAETSFSTSHYTPTTHHSTTVTQTPSHSWSNGHTESIISESHSVIMMSSVENSRHSSPAGGPRGRLHGLGGPRECNSFLRHARETPDSYRDSPHSERYVSAMTTPARMSPVDFHTPSSPKSPPSEMSPPVSSMTVSMPSMAVSPFVEEERPLLLVTPPRLREKKYEQHPQHLNSFHHNPAHQSTSLPPSPLRIVEDEEYETTQEYEPVQEPVKKLTNSRRAKRTKPNGHIANRVEMDSNTSSVSSNSESETEDERVGEDTPFLGIQNPLAAGLEAAPTFRLADTRTNPAGRFSTQEELQARLSSVIANQDPIAV